A single region of the Brachypodium distachyon strain Bd21 chromosome 3, Brachypodium_distachyon_v3.0, whole genome shotgun sequence genome encodes:
- the LOC100836574 gene encoding zinc finger protein ZPR1, which yields MASSGEEGRVVVDLRSAAESAGDEDAHATPLHEIESLCMRCGENGITRILLTLIPHFREVVLMAFECPHCSERNNEVQFAGQLQPKGCCYRLEVPSGKSEILNRQVVKSDSATIKIPELDFEIPPEAQRGTLSTVEGCIMRAVDELQALQDERKKVDPQKAEAIDKFLVKLKSLGSGEVAFTFILDDPSGNSFIENPHAPSSDPLLSLKFYERTSEQQAALGFLAEPTKEPGESSRDASTVEAKSGGLQRMPHGSVGAIAGRRAIAQGNSDEVTAALCRYSAPEEVDTLPSTCGACATECVTRFFATKIPYFREVIVMATTCDVCGYRNSELKPGGEIPAKGKKTTLRVQNAKDLSRDVIKSDSAAVQVPELDLELSSGTLGGMVTTVEGLIVKICEALERVHGFQLGDSTHEWKKKKWDGFTERLSKLLSLQEPWTLIIDDALAASFVAPATDSIEDDHQLTIEEYERSWEQNEELGLNDMDTSSADMAYNTTST from the exons ATGGcgagctccggcgaggaaGGGCGCGTGGTAGTGGACCTCCGCTCCGCGGCGGAGTCagcgggcgacgaggacgcgCACGCCACGCCGCTCCACGAGATCGAGTCCCTCTGCATGCGCTGCGGCGAGAAC GGCATAACTAGGATACTGCTGACCCTGATTCCACACTTCCGGGAG GTTGTTCTGATGGCTTTTGAGTGCCCTCATTGTAGTGAAAG GAACAATGAAGTTCAGTTTGCTGGACAGCTCCAGCCAAAGGGATGTTGCTACCGTTTGGAAGTCCCGTCTGGGAAGAGCGAG ATACTGAACCGTCAGGTCGTGAAATCTGATTCAGCGACTATTAAG ATTCCGGAACTGGATTTTGAGATCCCTCCAGAAGCTCAACGTGGAACACTTTCAACA GTGGAAGGGTGCATTATGCGAGCTGTTGATGAGTTGCAGGCACTTCAAGATGAAAGAAAG AAAGTGGATCCCCAAAAAGCTGAAGCTATTGATAAGTTCTTAGTAAAATTGAAATCTCTCGGATCAGGAGAAGTGGCTTTTACCTTTATTCTTGATGATCCTTCTGGAAACAGCTTCATTGAGAATCC GCATGCACCTTCGTCAGATCCTTTGCTATCTTTGAAATTCTATGAAAGGACATCTGAACAACAAGCAGCACTTGGTTTTCTTGCTGAACCAACCAAAGAACCTGGAGAGTCTTCTCGGGATGCTTCAACAGTGGAAGCAAAGTCTGGTGGGCTGCAAAGGATGCCCCATGGGTCAGTTGGAGCTATTGCGGGTCGTCGTGCTATAGCTCAGGGAAACTCTGATGAAGTTACTGCAGCTTTGTGTAGATATTCAGCACCAGAAGAG GTTGATACTTTGCCATCAACATGTGGGGCCTGTGCAACTGAGTGTGTCACTCGTTTCTTTGCTACAA AAATCCCATATTTTCGAGAGGTGATTGTTATGGCAACAACATGTGACGTATGTGGTTATCGCAACTCAGAG CTGAAGCCTGGTGGCGAAATCCCAGCTAAAGGAAAGAAAACTACTCTACGTGTGCAAAATGCAAAGGATCTTAGTCGTGATGTAATAAAG TCAGATTCAGCTGCGGTGCAAGTACctgaacttgacttggagcTGTCAAGTGGAACACTGGGTGGCATGGTGACAACTGTTGAAGGTTTAATTGTGAAAATATGCGAGG CACTGGAGAGAGTTCATGGATTCCAATTGGGTGATAGCACACATgaatggaagaagaagaaatgggATGGTTTCACGGAGAGATTGTCAAAG CTTCTAAGTTTACAAGAGCCTTGGACTTTAATTATTGATGATGCATTGGCGGCTTCGTTTGTTGCCCCTGCCACGGATTCAATAGAAGATGACCACCAGCTAACAA TCGAGGAGTACGAGAGGAGCTGGGAGCAAAATGAGGAGCTTGGCTTGAATGACATGGACACATCATCCGCGGACATGGCTTACAACACGACGAGCACGTAA
- the LOC100836269 gene encoding bZIP transcription factor TRAB1, producing the protein MDLGDGGESERKGAAPPMPLARQGSVYSLTFDEFQSTLGGASGGGGLGKDFGSMNMDELLRSIWTAEESQAMASASAAPAGELQRQGSLTLPRTLSIKTVDEVWRDFVRDASPGAAGGGEPLPKRQPTLGEMTLEDFLVRAGVVRENPAAAAAVDAAVPPPLAARPIQVVNNGSMFFENFGGANGASGASAMGFAPVGIGDPSHPTMGNGMMPGVAGMGVGAVTVGPLDTSMGQLDSVGKVNGELSSPVEPVPYPFEGVIRGRRSGGHVEKVVERRQRRMIKNRESAARSRARKQAYTMELEAEVQKLKEQNEELQKKQEEMLEMQKNKALEVINNPYGHKKRCLRRTLTGPW; encoded by the exons ATGGATCTGGGGGACGGCGGGGAGTCGGAGAGGAaaggggcggcgccgccgatgccGCTGGCGAGGCAGGGGTCGGTGTACTCGCTGACCTTCGACGAGTTCCAGAGCACGCTCGGAGgggcgtccggcggcggcgggctcgggaAGGACTTCGGGTCCATGAACATGGACGAGCTGCTGCGGAGCATCtggacggcggaggagagccAAGCGATGGCTTCGGCGTCCGCGGCCCCCGCGGgggagctgcagcggcagGGCTCGCTGACCCTGCCCCGCACGCTCAGCATCAAGACGGTGGACGAGGTCTGGCGGGACTTCGTGCGAGACGCGTCGCCAggtgcggccggcggcggggagccgCTGCCTAAGCGGCAACCGACGCTCGGTGAGATGACGCTGGAGGATTTCCTTGTCAGGGCCGGGGTCGTCCGAGAGAAccccgctgccgcggcagcggtggacgcagccgtgccgccgcccctgGCTGCGCGGCCCATTCAGGTGGTAAACAATGGCTCTATGTTCTTCGAGAACTTTGGTGGTGCCAATGGCGCCTCCGGCGCAAGTGCGATGGGGTTCGCTCCGGTGGGGATTGGGGATCCAAGTCATCCGACCATGGGAAACGGGATGATGCCTGGCGTGGCAGGGATGGGGGTTGGTGCAGTCACCGTGGGTCCGCTGGATACGTCAATGGGTCAGCTTGATTCCGTAGGCAAGGTGAATGGGGAACTGTCGTCGCCTGTGGAGCCGGTGCCTTACCCCTTTGAGGGTGTGATAAGGGGCAGGAGGAGTGGTGGGCATGTGGAGAAGGTGGTGGAGCGGCGTCAGAGGAGGATGATCAAGAACAGGGAATCTGCAGCCAGATCACGAGCTCGGAAACAG GCATACACTATGGAGTTGGAAGCTGAAGTTCAGAAACTCAAGGAACAAAACGAGGAGTTGCAGAAGAAACAG GAGGAAATGCTAGAAATGCAGAAAAACAAG GCCTTGGAAGTGATCAACAACCCATATGGACACAAGAAACGCTGCTTACGGAGAACACTCACAGGTCCCTGGTAA
- the LOC100834817 gene encoding uncharacterized protein LOC100834817, whose translation MRVGGDEEAGLASRGGVGGGGGGEGVVMRRGADVAEEGGGGCSTSRGDPALPSFVRLGGGPGTDLEPRGLPTTSSSSDGSPASTGSGEDDHNDGALGGAKGERWIQRPGLNKNPVLRSTGECQAQRHPLGAVLFQGRKDRKQRPVSLDFGCPGVDRSSTHSPGFFVSGVGVMNKGLGVSPQNRSGVLTSPGTPGYSRRGTTVVGYQQGWSSERVPLPSDGHRRHPGSSIALPYNNGRVLPSKWEDAERWIFSPNPSDVPGRTSMLQPRRPKSKSGPLGPPGRFGAPYSSVSSSASLLDSVGVGSQAINTPFLSGVLLPEHVCGGSSHTGIDIGGASGEDSSNGRGGRSVNGGHSAVWSTGVRHLLYSSVQSSQSLSSSEEFSQDEQVEVTKDLATSNTPVISRKDVATQTSPDLSRSSSPNMRPSFSRSLSVQQVKELESCFSKLEIKDVEMDDRVTLTRWSKKHVSRSSDKNSTNIIEWKRKTMESKSSTWELTETAKCIAKIEGEEAKMTAWENMQKAKAEAAIQKLVIKLEKKRSYSLERIFNTFRSAHRKTQVVGSTTTANHDQQISRSVKRTSHLSKNGQMSSLSGCFTCHAF comes from the exons ATGAGGGTTggtggcgacgaggaggccggGCTAGCGTCCcgcggcggcgttggcggcggcggcggcggcgagggggtggTGATGAGGAGAGGGGCGGAtgtggcggaggagggaggtggTGGATGCTCGACGTCTCGCGGTGATCCG GCTTTGCCAAGCTTCGTGCGATTGGGTGGTGGACCGGGCACAGATCTGGAGCCTCGTGGGCTgcccaccacctcctcctcttccgacG GTTCACCAGCTTCTACAGGGTCAGGTGAGGACGACCACAACGACGGGGCACTTGGAGGGGCGAAGGGAGAGAGGTGGATACAGCGCCCCGGGCTGAACAAGAATCCAGTCCTCCGTTCTACTGGAG AATGCCAAGCCCAGCGGCATCCATTGGGGGCTGTTCTTTTCCAAGGTAGAAAGGACCGGAAGCAGCGCCCAGTGTCGCTTGATTTTGGCTGTCCGGGTGTTGACAGATCCTCGACGCATTCCCCGGGTTTCTTTGTCAGTGGTGTGGGGGTGATGAACAAGGGATTGGGTGTGTCACCACAGAATAGATCAGGGGTGTTAACTAGCCCAGGGACACCAGGCTACAGCCGGCGTGGCACGACGGTTGTTGGGTACCAGCAGGGGTGGAGTTCTGAGAGAGTGCCCCTGCCTTCAGACGGTCACAGAAGGCATCCGGGTAGCAGTATCGCATTGCCTTACAACAATGGGAGAGTATTGCCCTCGAAATGGGAAGACGCTGAGAGGTGGATCTTCAGTCCGAATCCCAGCGATGTACCTGGGAGGACTTCAATGCTACAACCTCGACGACCAAAGTCCAAAAGTGGACCACTTGGACCTCCTGGAAGATTTGGTGCACCGTACTCGTCTGTTTCATCATCGGCTTCATTACTTGACAGCGTGGGAGTTGGAAGTCAAGCGATTAACACACCTTTCTTGTCTGGGGTCTTGTTACCAGAGCATGTTTGTGGGGGCAGTAGCCACACTGGAATTGATATAGGAGGAGCATCTGGCGAGGATAGCAGCAATGGCCGTGGTGGCAGGTCAGTGAATGGTGGCCATTCAGCTGTCTGGTCTACCGGGGTTCGCCATCTGTTGTACAGTTCAGTTCAGTCATCTCAATCATTGTCTTCTTCTGAGGAATTTAGTCAAG ATGAACAGGTTGAAGTTACAAAAGACTTGGCCACTAGCAATACCCCTGTAATTTCGAGGAAGGATGTGGCAACGCAAACTAGCCCTGACCTTAGCAGATCCTCTTCTCCCAACATGAGGCCCTCCTTTTCTCGTTCACTATCAGTACAACAAGTCAAGGAGCTGGAGAGCTGTTTCTCTAAGCTTGAAATCAAAGATGTAGAGATGGATGATCGAGTGACTCTGACCAGGTGGTCCAAGAAACATGTTTCACGGAGCTCTGACAAGAACTCAACAAATATCATAGAGTGGAAGAGAAAGACAATGGAATCTAAATCTTCAACCTGGGAATTAACAGAAACTGCAAAGTGTATTGCAAA GATTGAGGGGGAGGAAGCAAAAATGACTGCTTGGGAGAATATGCAGAAAGCAAAAGCAGAGGCGGCAATACAGAAGCTTGTG ATCAAACTTGAAAAGAAACGATCATACTCGCTGGAGAGGATTTTCAACACCTTCAGGTCAGCTCATAGGAAAACACAAGTGGTGGGCAGTACAACAACCGCAAATCATGACCAGCAGATCTCCAGGAGTGTCAAAAGGACATCACACCTCAGCAAGAATGGCCAAATGAGTTCGCTGAGTGGATGTTTCACTTGCCATGCTTTCTAG
- the LOC100835749 gene encoding protein DJ-1 homolog C: MLSASKSLLSPTSLPAMAIRSPLHLQTSCSPPYSRSPQFRSVARVAPTLPAAATAVSSPPSTRKKVLVAIAMGTEEMEAVILAGVLRRAGADVTLASVEDGLEVEASCGTHLIADKLISACADQVFDLVALPGGMPGSVRLRDNKILQRITVRQAEEKRLYGAICAAPAVVLMPWGLHRGRKITSHPSFIGDLPTFRAVESNVQVSGELTTSRGPGTAFQFALSFVEQLFGAHAAEDMNSTLMTQIDADHERCTEVNEVEWSLDHNPQVLIPIANGSEEMEIIMLVDILRRANINVVLASVEKSTNIVGSQRMKIVADKSILSAFESKYDLIILPGGPVGAERLQKSKILQKFLEEQKQAGRMYGGISFSPLILQKQGFLQDKTVTAHSDIVNQLTCQVMDRSKVVVDGNLITGKGLGTAIDFSLAIIRKFFGHRRAKLVATGLVFEYPNS, from the exons ATGCTCTCCGCGTCCAAATCTCTCCTATCCCCGACCTCACTTCCCGCCATGGCGATACGGTCGCCCCTGCATCTCCAAACCAGCTGCAGCCCCCCTTACTCGCGGTCACCGCAATTCCGCTCCGTGGCGCGGGTCGCCCCCACTCTCCCCGCCGCTGCAACGGCCGTCTCATCGCCGCCCTCTACCAGGAAGAAG GTTCTTGTGGCCATCGCCATGGGCacggaggagatggaggcggtCATCCTGGCCGGTGTCCTCCGGCGAGCCGGTGCCGACGTGACGCTGGCCTCCGTGGAGGACGGCCTCGAGGTGGAGGCCTCGTGTGGTACCCATCTCATCGCAGACAAGCTCATTTCCGCTTGCGCCGACCAGGTGTTCGACCTTGTGGCTCTCCCG GGAGGAATGCCTGGGTCAGTGCGGTTGAGAGACAACAAGATCCTTCAGAGGATCACAGTTAGACAGGCGGAGGAGAAAAGATTGTATGGTGCTATATGTGCTGCACCAGCTGTTGTTCTCATGCCGTGGGGTCTTCACAGGGGGAGAAAG ATCACAAGCCACCCGTCCTTCATAGGAGATCTCCCAACATTTCGAGCTGTTGAGTCAAATGTTCAGGTTTCAGGAGAGCTCACGACTAGTCGTGGTCCAGGGACGGCATTTCAATTTGCTTTATCATTTGTCGAGCAATTATTCGGGGCTCATGCAGCTGAAGATATGAACAGTACTTTG ATGACACAAATTGATGCTGATCATGAGAGATGTACAGAAGTCAATGAAGTCGAGTGGTCATTAGATCACAACCCCCAG GTTCTCATTCCAATTGCAAATGGGTCAGAAGAGATGGAGATCATAATGTTGGTGGATATTTTAAGACGGGCAAACATAAATGTGGTGTTGGCATCAGTTGAAAAATCTACTAATATTGTTGGATCTCAAAGGATGAAGATTGTTGCTGATAAAAGCATTCTGAGTGCTTTTGAGTCAAAATATGATCTAATCATTCTGCCT GGAGGACCTGTTGGAGCTGAGCGGCTGCAGAAGTCCAAAATTCTTCAGAAGTTTCTCGAGGAACAAAAGCAAGCAGGCAGGATGTATGGTGGAATCTCTTTTTCTCCACTGATTTTACAGAAGCAAGGGTTTCTTCAG GATAAAACAGTAACAGCTCACTCTGACATAGTTAATCAGCTCACTTGTCAAGTTATGGACCGATCAAAGGTTGTGGTTGACGGAAATTTGATTACTGGGAAGGGGCTTGGGACAGCGATCGATTTTTCCCTGGCTATTATTAGAAAATTCTTTGGCCACAGACGAGCCAAACTTGTGGCAACTGGATTAGTTTTTGAGTACCCCAACAGCTAA